Proteins encoded within one genomic window of Columba livia isolate bColLiv1 breed racing homer chromosome 1, bColLiv1.pat.W.v2, whole genome shotgun sequence:
- the NYX gene encoding nyctalopin codes for MFAIILNVLLWVPHVHTVWACVRSCPANCVCTQERSCSVLCDRAGLGQIPSQFPCEASSINLDKNSIKFLSERAFGTLPSLKSLSLNHNNISFITPGAFKGLPSLVELKMAHNEYIRYLHTRTFTALRRLVKLDLADCNLFNIPDRIFIELHALQELFCFQNNFRRIPGAIRGMENLTHVYLERNRIEAVAYNSLQGLTKLKYLNLQDNRINVVHERAFQGCQKMEYLYLNDNLISELPENSFDGLRCLKMLNLGGNFLRNISNTWFRDLGELEVLYLDRNRINYIEEGAFENLTSLVALHLNSNNLTTLPFSVFQPVYFLGRLYLFRNPWECDCRIEWLKEWMENYRLVRDIPCASPSSVAGIDLIDVLYERSPEGYCLDPVELNFTSEGPTPSEEPWSTTESKFNSLITKLLLQMGLPEEVANTTEVFSNTTQLDGLTDGVSSGVGENSIEAASSFYLPALFTVIVLQVK; via the exons ATGTTTGCCATCATTTTAAATG TGCTCCTTTGGGTCCCCCATGTCCACACGGTGTGGGCCTGCGTGCGGTCCTGCCCTGCCAACTGTGTGTGCACCCAGGAGCGGAGCTGCTCCGTCCTCTGCGATCGTGCCGGTCTGGGGCAGATCCCTAGCCAGTTCCCTTGTGAAGCCTCCTCTATCAACCTGGACAAAAACAGCATCAAGTTCCTCTCTGAGAGAGCCTTTGGGACCTTGCCTTCCCTCAAATCCCTGTCACTCAACCACAACAATATTTCCTTCATCACCCCAGGAGCTTTCAAGGGTCTGCCTAGTTTGGTGGAGCTGAAGATGGCCCACAATGAGTACATTCGGTATCTCCACACACGGACTTTCACGGCTCTCAGACGGCTGGTCAAGCTGGACCTAGCAGACTGCAACCTTTTCAACATCCCAGACAGGATCTTCATCGAGCTGCATGCTCTGCAGGAGCTCTTCTGCTTCCAGAACAACTTCCGGAGGATCCCAGGTGCCATCAGGGGCATGGAGAACCTGACCCATGTTTACCTGGAGAGAAACAGGATCGAAGCAGTAGCCTATAACTCCTTGCAGGGCCTGACCAAGCTGAAATACCTGAATCTGCAGGACAACAGGATAAACGTTGTTCATGAACGAGCTTTTCAGGGCTGCCAGAAGATGGAGTACCTGTACCTGAATGACAATTTGATCAGCGAGCTTCCAGAAAACTCCTTTGATGGCCTGAGGTGCCTGAAGATGCTCAACCTGGGAGGAAATTTCCTCAGAAACATTTCCAACACGTGGTTCAGGGacctgggggagctggaggtCCTCTACCTGGACCGCAACAGGATCAACTACATTGAGGAAGGGGCTTTTGAAAACCTCACCAGCCTGGTCGCGTTGCACTTGAACAGCAACAACCTCACGACCCtgcccttttctgttttccagcccGTGTATTTCTTGGGGCGGCTGTACCTCTTCCGCAACCCCTGGGAGTGCGACTGCCGCATCGAGTGGCTGAAGGAGTGGATGGAGAATTACAGGCTCGTCAGGGATATCCCCTGTGCCTCCCCCTCCTCAGTAGCTGGGATTGACCTGATAGATGTGCTCTATGAGAGGTCACCAGAAGGTTACTGTCTCGACCCAGTGGAGCTGAATTTCACGTCTGAAGGCCCAACTCCAAGTGAGGAGCCTTGGTCTACCACGGAAAGCAAGTTCAACAGCCTTATTACTAAACTCTTGCTCCAGATGGGCCTTCCCGAAGAGGTGGCAAACACCACTGAAGTCTTCAGTAACACCACACAGCTGGATGGACTGACTGATGGGGTTTCTTCTGGGGTGGGGGAAAACAGTATTGAAGCTGCCTCCTCTTTTTACCTCCCAGCACTTTTCACAGTGATTGTTTTGCAAGTTAAATAG